A part of Gemmatimonas groenlandica genomic DNA contains:
- a CDS encoding DUF1028 domain-containing protein: MRITMLATVLALSITATPRTGQAQEPYAWRDSLVFHTFSIAAIDPRTGEVGVAVTTRVPCVGNGVPWVRKGVGAVATQASTRTEYGNELLDALARGESPEAALKRALAADSGFQSRQVAVISVDGRSAQHTGTGPNAWAGHRAGTNYVTQGNILVGPEVIEAVAKSFEASEGKPYHLADRLITALNAGFVLGGDKRHGLRTSAAVVVADARPGMSRRSDGQTANINVCENADPVGELRRIYDAVSQTLGYRTLEQFSGGDVYQLKVMLNALGFFKRGETITARGPDANLFTAETVAAVDAFRASDRMGTPAVGGSPAGLVDDETVTRLWAALERTGKATAVRQQLLDGTMIRR; encoded by the coding sequence ATGCGTATTACCATGCTTGCTACCGTACTCGCGCTCTCGATCACAGCCACGCCGCGCACTGGGCAGGCGCAGGAGCCGTATGCGTGGCGCGACTCGCTCGTGTTTCACACGTTTTCCATCGCGGCCATCGACCCGCGCACCGGTGAAGTGGGTGTGGCTGTCACCACGCGCGTGCCGTGTGTGGGCAATGGGGTCCCGTGGGTGCGCAAAGGCGTGGGCGCGGTGGCGACGCAGGCCAGCACGCGCACCGAATACGGCAATGAGTTACTCGACGCACTCGCCCGCGGTGAGTCGCCGGAGGCCGCACTCAAGCGCGCGCTCGCCGCGGACAGCGGCTTTCAGTCGCGGCAGGTGGCGGTGATCTCCGTGGACGGGCGATCGGCGCAGCACACCGGCACCGGCCCGAATGCGTGGGCGGGACATCGGGCCGGCACAAACTACGTGACGCAGGGAAATATTCTTGTCGGTCCTGAAGTCATCGAGGCCGTCGCCAAGAGTTTCGAAGCGAGCGAGGGCAAGCCGTACCATCTGGCCGACCGACTCATCACCGCACTCAACGCTGGCTTCGTGCTCGGCGGTGACAAGCGCCACGGGCTGCGCACGTCGGCCGCCGTCGTCGTCGCCGATGCGCGCCCCGGCATGTCGCGTCGCAGCGATGGCCAGACGGCGAACATCAACGTCTGCGAGAACGCCGATCCCGTGGGCGAGCTGCGACGTATTTACGACGCGGTGTCGCAGACGTTGGGCTATCGCACCCTCGAGCAGTTCTCGGGTGGCGACGTGTATCAACTCAAGGTGATGCTCAACGCGCTCGGCTTCTTCAAGCGCGGCGAAACGATAACGGCGCGCGGCCCCGACGCGAATCTGTTCACAGCCGAGACGGTCGCGGCGGTCGATGCGTTCCGCGCGAGCGACAGGATGGGCACGCCGGCTGTGGGCGGTTCACCGGCCGGGTTGGTAGACGACGAGACGGTGACCCGCCTGTGGGCGGCACTTGAGCGCACCGGTAAGGCGACGGCGGTGCGTCAGCAGCTGCTGGATGGCACGATGATCCGTCGGTAA
- a CDS encoding alkene reductase, with protein MLFEPYALRGLSLKNRLVMAPMTRNRATAEHVPTPIMATYYAERADIGLLITEGTSPAPDGLGYARIPGLFSDEQVAAWKPITEAVHAKGGTIFAQLMHTGRASNALNLPVGARVVGPMAVALPEPVYTDAEGLQPATVPHALTEEEVRAVVAEYALSATKAIEAGFDGIELHGANGYLIEQFLNGNHNHRTDAYGGSAEARNRFALDVAAATVAAIGADRVGIRISPYGAFNDMGAFDGIDEQFVALVQGLSDLGLVYLHLVDHASMGSPNAPHSLRATLRATFKGAFIASGGFDRAKAEAILASNEADLVAFGRSALANPDLVARLQHDAPLNAPDFATFYTPGDKGYTDYPVLSA; from the coding sequence ATGCTGTTTGAACCATACGCCCTGCGCGGCCTTTCGCTCAAGAACCGGTTGGTCATGGCTCCCATGACGCGCAACCGGGCCACGGCTGAGCACGTGCCCACGCCCATCATGGCCACATATTACGCCGAACGCGCCGACATTGGGCTGCTTATTACCGAAGGGACCTCGCCGGCGCCGGATGGCCTGGGCTACGCGCGCATTCCGGGACTGTTCTCCGACGAGCAGGTCGCGGCCTGGAAGCCGATTACGGAGGCGGTGCACGCCAAGGGCGGCACGATCTTCGCCCAGCTGATGCATACCGGCCGGGCGTCCAATGCCCTCAACCTGCCGGTCGGCGCCCGCGTCGTAGGCCCGATGGCGGTGGCACTGCCCGAGCCGGTGTACACCGACGCCGAAGGATTGCAGCCGGCGACTGTGCCGCATGCACTGACCGAAGAGGAAGTACGCGCGGTCGTGGCGGAGTACGCTCTCAGCGCGACCAAGGCCATTGAAGCCGGTTTCGACGGGATCGAGTTGCACGGCGCCAACGGCTATCTGATCGAACAGTTCCTGAACGGGAACCATAACCATCGTACCGACGCGTACGGCGGCAGCGCCGAGGCACGGAACCGCTTCGCACTGGACGTGGCAGCCGCCACGGTCGCCGCGATCGGCGCCGACCGTGTCGGCATTCGCATCTCGCCGTACGGCGCGTTCAACGACATGGGCGCCTTCGACGGCATCGACGAGCAGTTCGTGGCGCTCGTGCAGGGACTGAGCGACCTCGGCCTCGTCTATCTCCATCTCGTCGATCACGCATCGATGGGATCGCCGAACGCACCGCACTCATTGCGAGCGACGCTTCGTGCCACGTTCAAGGGTGCCTTCATTGCGTCGGGTGGCTTCGATCGGGCGAAGGCCGAAGCGATCCTCGCGTCGAACGAGGCAGACTTGGTCGCGTTTGGACGCAGTGCCCTCGCGAACCCCGATCTGGTGGCGCGCTTGCAGCACGACGCTCCGCTGAACGCTCCAGATTTCGCGACGTTCTATACGCCGGGCGACAAGGGCTACACCGACTACCCGGTGCTGTCAGCTTAA
- a CDS encoding PAS domain-containing protein, giving the protein MLVTSSDLPQNIADARLGQMALVAIDQVSAMIAYWDANEVCQFANGAYLDWFGKTREEMVGLTLRELLGPIYLLNEAYIRAAYAGERQQFERRIPMPDGSGHRDSIATYAPYIQDGIVSGMFVHVADSGLLKAKERELERVIAERDAAAAKVRTLEGLLPISSSCKCIRTSEGAWTQVEQFVASRTNAEFTHGICPTCVTRLYPEFA; this is encoded by the coding sequence ATGCTCGTAACCTCCTCAGATCTGCCGCAGAACATTGCAGACGCGCGCCTCGGCCAGATGGCGCTCGTGGCGATCGATCAGGTTTCGGCCATGATCGCCTACTGGGATGCGAACGAGGTGTGCCAATTCGCCAACGGCGCCTATCTGGACTGGTTCGGCAAGACTCGTGAGGAGATGGTCGGTTTGACCTTACGCGAACTCCTCGGGCCGATCTACCTGCTGAACGAGGCCTACATTCGTGCCGCGTACGCTGGCGAGCGGCAACAGTTCGAGCGGCGTATTCCGATGCCAGACGGCTCCGGTCATCGCGATAGCATCGCGACCTACGCGCCGTATATCCAGGACGGTATCGTGAGCGGGATGTTCGTGCATGTCGCCGACTCCGGTCTACTGAAGGCGAAGGAGCGCGAGCTCGAGCGCGTGATCGCGGAACGTGACGCGGCGGCGGCGAAAGTGCGAACGCTCGAGGGACTGTTGCCGATCTCCTCCAGCTGCAAGTGCATCCGAACGTCGGAGGGCGCGTGGACACAGGTCGAGCAGTTCGTGGCTTCACGAACGAACGCCGAGTTCACACACGGCATCTGCCCGACCTGTGTGACGCGATTGTATCCGGAGTTTGCTTAG
- a CDS encoding TetR/AcrR family transcriptional regulator — MVRGRPREFDTEDALDRVLTVFWRDGFDAASMQDLAEAVGVSKPSLYAAYGNKEALYLAALERYATTFGTERLERLHAEPDVKRAVHEFLTSLVDAYTCTEGPTGCMIVASTSSCNASHVPAAVQCAISTALHGSADAMETRFHRAVSEGQLPPDPDPRALATYVSTVMSGLSVQARGGANADALRQVVCTAMRAWP, encoded by the coding sequence ATGGTTCGCGGTAGACCCCGGGAATTCGATACAGAGGACGCGCTGGACCGTGTACTCACGGTCTTCTGGCGCGACGGGTTCGACGCGGCCTCGATGCAGGATCTGGCGGAGGCGGTGGGCGTCAGCAAGCCGAGCCTGTACGCAGCCTACGGCAATAAGGAAGCCCTGTATCTCGCGGCGCTGGAGCGTTATGCGACGACGTTCGGCACCGAACGGCTAGAGCGTTTACACGCCGAGCCCGACGTGAAGCGGGCGGTGCACGAGTTCCTGACGTCGCTGGTGGACGCCTATACCTGCACTGAGGGGCCCACCGGCTGCATGATCGTGGCGAGTACGTCGAGCTGCAATGCCTCGCACGTGCCGGCCGCTGTACAGTGCGCGATCAGCACCGCGTTGCATGGTTCGGCGGACGCCATGGAGACGCGCTTTCATCGCGCCGTGAGCGAAGGGCAGCTGCCCCCCGATCCGGATCCACGCGCGCTCGCCACCTACGTGAGCACGGTCATGTCGGGCTTGAGCGTGCAAGCGCGCGGCGGGGCGAATGCCGACGCGCTGCGCCAGGTGGTCTGTACCGCGATGCGGGCGTGGCCGTAG
- a CDS encoding PEP-CTERM sorting domain-containing protein (PEP-CTERM proteins occur, often in large numbers, in the proteomes of bacteria that also encode an exosortase, a predicted intramembrane cysteine proteinase. The presence of a PEP-CTERM domain at a protein's C-terminus predicts cleavage within the sorting domain, followed by covalent anchoring to some some component of the (usually Gram-negative) cell surface. Many PEP-CTERM proteins exhibit an unusual sequence composition that includes large numbers of potential glycosylation sites. Expression of one such protein has been shown restore the ability of a bacterium to form floc, a type of biofilm.), with the protein MKWHHLSAVALIVTLNTPAVARAQFVVYTNQATFLAAVTDARVDMFTGFDMINPTPSPIVRMVAPYGYTASVNNGGDFFGAGTVANPWLSTNTATDAITFADFTGGVGAVGGNFFGSNIAGAFQSGDILITYVDAVGATSTTLIAPSTSSFFGVVSQSYAITSFTVSAVQPSESEFLWPTVDNLTLAKTTVPEPGTYALLATGLLAIGITTRRKRALARPSE; encoded by the coding sequence ATGAAGTGGCATCACCTCTCTGCCGTGGCGCTTATCGTCACGCTCAATACCCCCGCAGTGGCCCGCGCGCAGTTCGTTGTATACACGAACCAGGCCACCTTTCTGGCCGCGGTGACCGACGCCCGGGTCGATATGTTCACCGGCTTCGACATGATCAACCCAACGCCGTCCCCGATTGTGCGAATGGTGGCACCGTACGGTTACACCGCGTCCGTGAACAACGGCGGAGACTTCTTCGGCGCGGGGACGGTGGCCAATCCGTGGCTCTCCACGAACACCGCCACGGATGCGATCACCTTTGCCGACTTTACCGGCGGCGTCGGTGCGGTTGGCGGCAACTTCTTCGGGTCCAACATCGCCGGCGCGTTTCAGAGCGGCGATATTCTGATCACCTACGTCGACGCCGTGGGCGCTACGTCGACGACGCTCATCGCGCCGAGCACCAGTAGTTTCTTCGGTGTGGTGTCGCAGAGCTACGCGATCACGTCGTTCACGGTCAGCGCGGTGCAACCCTCCGAATCGGAGTTTCTCTGGCCGACCGTCGACAATCTGACACTCGCGAAGACGACCGTGCCTGAGCCCGGCACCTACGCGCTGCTTGCGACGGGCCTGCTGGCGATTGGTATCACCACCCGACGCAAGCGCGCGTTGGCGCGACCGAGTGAGTAG
- a CDS encoding PP2C family protein-serine/threonine phosphatase yields the protein MSETAGPPRKPRDDEMDVFGLSHTGKVRKDNQDHFLMATFHKRINVISSNLPDIEQRFPNGEQRLAYLAMVADGVGGGVGGAEASAIALESLMRYVDGSVTVYYGAKADATEFSELLQSAAMQAHDAVRARRDEQGLRGTMATTLTMYIGVWPTYYLLQVGDSRYYVCRDGVLSQITRDQTMAQDLVDDGILSARTAGNSPMAHVLSSAIGADKTMPVVTRLEADWRNVHLICSDGLTKHVTDARIAEVLGSMTSAKQAAEQLLQEALDGGGSDNITIIIGRTTPKPIA from the coding sequence ATGAGCGAAACTGCAGGCCCCCCGCGCAAGCCGCGCGACGACGAGATGGACGTGTTCGGCCTCTCCCATACCGGGAAGGTCCGGAAGGACAATCAGGATCACTTCCTGATGGCCACGTTTCACAAGCGTATCAACGTCATCTCGAGCAATCTGCCGGATATCGAGCAGCGCTTTCCAAACGGGGAGCAGCGCCTGGCGTATCTGGCCATGGTGGCCGATGGCGTGGGCGGCGGTGTGGGCGGCGCCGAGGCAAGTGCGATCGCGCTGGAATCCTTGATGCGCTACGTGGATGGCAGCGTCACTGTGTACTACGGGGCCAAGGCAGACGCGACGGAGTTCAGCGAACTCCTGCAGTCGGCCGCGATGCAGGCACACGACGCGGTACGAGCGCGTCGCGACGAGCAGGGGCTGCGCGGCACCATGGCCACGACGCTCACGATGTACATCGGCGTCTGGCCCACGTACTACCTGCTGCAGGTGGGCGACTCGCGCTACTACGTGTGCCGGGACGGCGTGCTGTCGCAGATCACGCGCGATCAGACGATGGCGCAGGATCTGGTGGACGACGGCATTCTGTCCGCACGCACGGCGGGCAATTCACCGATGGCGCACGTGCTCTCGAGTGCGATTGGCGCCGACAAGACGATGCCCGTGGTGACGCGGCTCGAAGCTGACTGGCGCAACGTGCATCTGATCTGCTCGGACGGACTCACGAAGCACGTGACCGACGCACGCATCGCCGAGGTGCTCGGTTCGATGACGAGTGCGAAGCAGGCGGCCGAGCAACTGTTGCAGGAAGCGCTCGACGGCGGCGGCAGCGACAACATCACGATCATCATCGGGCGGACGACACCCAAGCCGATCGCGTAG
- a CDS encoding HEAT repeat domain-containing protein: MLMAQLRERAPLPEVLASVARLTALARVGRVVLDRRQLTRATDPGVPDGVVAMGKALELHGLDAIELATTMTDAEFLKLAGLLIGEQHDDAVQLMETADAMSIWNVRFLSAHTGEFVRVPSAPLAAARPLSQPMAPAPSATVAHLSADVEAHFSRIELAVARGDGVILCRELGELSLAAHFGKAATPMVLQLVVEQLLDTKVPPEDVIALLQRAGAAGARATFLQLIAAIDVGDRRTLYDTMVSLNATPDVAREYLTHDVWYVVRNAVCLLGETRAQSAIGAIGQALRHADHRVRIAAVVSLGQIGGPVALARLESVLFDPSVDVRTRALSIVFAAPDGEPLPDRLVGVLNEEQAIEYQLEIVAALGHLQTPRARHRLQQVCETPANSFEGTELRIAAIEALRRGHPEVADAMLLKLQDDPSPMIRERIASMLR; encoded by the coding sequence ATGCTCATGGCGCAGCTCCGCGAGCGTGCCCCGCTGCCCGAAGTGTTGGCCAGCGTCGCTCGGCTCACTGCGCTGGCCCGTGTCGGTCGCGTCGTGCTCGATCGGCGGCAGTTGACGCGGGCCACCGACCCGGGGGTGCCCGATGGCGTTGTGGCCATGGGGAAGGCGCTCGAACTGCACGGACTCGATGCGATCGAGCTCGCGACCACGATGACCGACGCGGAGTTCCTGAAGCTCGCCGGCCTGCTGATCGGCGAGCAGCACGATGACGCCGTCCAGCTGATGGAGACGGCGGACGCGATGTCCATCTGGAACGTCCGCTTTTTGTCGGCCCACACCGGGGAGTTCGTGCGGGTCCCGTCGGCCCCCCTGGCCGCCGCCCGTCCGCTGTCGCAGCCGATGGCTCCCGCCCCGTCGGCGACGGTTGCCCACCTGTCGGCCGACGTCGAGGCCCACTTCAGTCGGATCGAGCTGGCCGTGGCGCGCGGAGACGGCGTGATCCTCTGTCGTGAGCTCGGAGAGCTGTCGCTCGCCGCGCACTTCGGCAAGGCCGCCACGCCGATGGTCCTCCAGCTCGTGGTGGAGCAGTTGCTGGACACCAAGGTGCCCCCCGAAGACGTGATCGCCCTGTTGCAGCGTGCGGGGGCCGCCGGCGCCCGTGCCACGTTTTTGCAGCTGATTGCCGCCATCGACGTGGGCGACCGTCGCACCCTGTACGACACGATGGTGTCGCTCAACGCGACTCCGGACGTGGCCCGCGAGTATCTCACGCACGACGTCTGGTACGTGGTCCGCAACGCGGTCTGCTTGCTGGGCGAGACGCGAGCGCAGTCGGCGATCGGCGCCATCGGACAAGCCCTGCGGCACGCTGATCACCGCGTGCGGATCGCCGCCGTGGTGTCCCTCGGTCAGATCGGCGGACCGGTCGCCCTCGCCCGACTCGAATCGGTGCTGTTCGACCCATCGGTCGACGTGCGCACGCGCGCCCTGTCGATCGTGTTCGCGGCTCCCGATGGCGAGCCGCTCCCGGACCGACTGGTGGGTGTGCTGAACGAAGAACAAGCGATCGAGTATCAGCTCGAGATCGTGGCGGCCCTCGGCCATCTGCAAACGCCCCGTGCCCGCCACCGCCTGCAGCAGGTCTGCGAAACCCCCGCCAACAGCTTCGAGGGCACGGAGCTGCGCATCGCGGCCATCGAGGCCCTGCGACGCGGCCACCCCGAGGTGGCCGACGCCATGTTGCTCAAGCTGCAGGACGATCCAAGCCCGATGATCCGAGAGCGGATCGCGTCGATGCTGCGGTAA
- a CDS encoding prolyl oligopeptidase family serine peptidase has product MHSIARTLVVFLTIVAPSVAAPQALAQATSARTPLTIERITSGPSLAGAAPSSPTWSPDSRSVAFLWSDAAHPDRSLWLVERAGTIPRRLLPAKVAARVSEFAWTPDGAAIVFVEADSLWRLTIATGARTLLPSGRGEVSELALSPNGATVSFLRDGDLWLLPLSGTAPTRATSVAIAPIGEIPLGTYFGRDVEIGGATWSGPTPAYAWSPDSRTIAVHYVDRRGVPRFSMPYYLGDTVQMNTLRRGAPGQANEVRKVGLYDVGTRALRLVELPDSSRTRIVNFAWSTTGTLMIDRESDDAIDRTIHVLTAGEPTPRVAWHDHRDTRIYNDIASAWSADGRSIVLTGDLDDRYRLYRVVPGDVAPVALTSGPYDVAGVGIPRAATRSIDYVSSAPRPSERHVFRVSVDGGRTVRAPRQLTTRAGTHTPFVSPDGGSIALLSSSDLQPTELYLLDVRAGAVERRVTTSTTAEFATIPWIAPQYLRIRNGSDSLPLHIRVFYPPNIDSTKHYPVLFGPAYSNTVRNRWGGMNGMLQQYLALEKGYIVVQVDVRGSTGYGREFREKFLMDWGGGDLDDLESAVTYMKSLPFVDAARFGIWGSSYGGTLTVYSLLKKPGLFQAGVAGAAATDPYLFGSDDVAIVRRPQSHPATFTRGALQYAGNLSDHLLLIHGMQDDVVPFSSAVSLAEEFMKRGKDFDFAFAPTATHGWTQRPYYATYLLRKLVAHFDRYLGPGPR; this is encoded by the coding sequence ATGCACTCCATTGCCCGGACACTCGTCGTGTTTCTCACCATCGTTGCGCCCAGCGTTGCCGCGCCTCAAGCACTCGCTCAGGCCACGTCCGCCCGCACACCGCTGACGATCGAGCGGATCACGTCGGGGCCGTCGCTGGCGGGTGCCGCCCCGTCGTCGCCCACCTGGTCGCCCGACTCGAGGTCGGTGGCCTTTCTGTGGAGCGATGCGGCACACCCCGATCGCTCGCTCTGGTTGGTGGAGCGCGCGGGCACGATACCGCGCCGCCTCCTGCCGGCGAAGGTCGCCGCCCGCGTGAGCGAGTTTGCCTGGACGCCTGATGGAGCCGCAATCGTCTTCGTGGAGGCGGATTCCCTCTGGCGCCTGACCATCGCGACCGGTGCGCGGACCTTGCTGCCGAGTGGTCGTGGTGAAGTGAGCGAGCTCGCACTCTCGCCCAACGGCGCGACGGTGTCGTTTCTGCGTGACGGCGACCTGTGGTTGCTGCCGCTGAGCGGTACGGCGCCCACACGCGCCACGAGTGTAGCGATCGCGCCGATCGGCGAGATCCCGCTCGGCACGTATTTCGGACGCGATGTCGAGATCGGTGGCGCCACATGGAGCGGACCAACACCAGCCTATGCGTGGTCGCCGGATTCGCGCACGATCGCCGTGCACTACGTGGATCGACGCGGTGTGCCGCGCTTCAGTATGCCGTACTATCTCGGCGACACGGTGCAGATGAACACGCTGCGCCGCGGTGCGCCGGGACAGGCGAACGAAGTGCGAAAGGTCGGGCTCTACGACGTCGGCACACGGGCGCTGCGCCTGGTCGAGCTGCCCGACTCCAGCAGGACCCGCATCGTGAACTTCGCCTGGTCGACCACCGGCACGTTGATGATCGACCGCGAGAGCGACGATGCCATCGACCGCACGATTCACGTGCTCACGGCGGGCGAGCCGACTCCTCGCGTGGCATGGCACGACCACCGCGACACGCGCATCTACAACGACATCGCGTCGGCGTGGAGCGCCGATGGTCGCAGTATCGTGCTCACCGGCGACCTTGATGACCGGTATCGACTGTATCGCGTCGTGCCAGGTGATGTCGCCCCGGTGGCGCTGACGTCGGGGCCATACGATGTGGCCGGTGTCGGCATTCCCCGAGCGGCGACCCGGAGCATCGACTACGTGAGTTCAGCCCCGCGCCCGTCGGAGCGCCATGTGTTCCGCGTGAGCGTTGACGGTGGCAGAACAGTACGCGCGCCGCGCCAGCTCACGACGCGCGCGGGCACACACACGCCGTTCGTGTCACCCGACGGCGGCAGCATCGCCCTCCTTTCGTCGAGCGATCTGCAGCCCACGGAACTCTATCTGCTCGATGTCCGTGCGGGTGCGGTGGAGCGTCGGGTCACGACGTCGACGACCGCGGAGTTTGCCACGATTCCGTGGATTGCGCCGCAGTATCTGCGCATCCGGAATGGCAGCGACTCTCTTCCGCTGCACATCCGCGTGTTCTATCCGCCGAACATCGACTCAACGAAGCATTATCCCGTGCTTTTCGGCCCGGCGTACTCGAATACGGTGCGTAACCGCTGGGGCGGGATGAACGGCATGTTGCAGCAGTATCTCGCGCTCGAAAAAGGCTACATCGTGGTGCAGGTCGATGTGCGCGGCAGCACCGGATACGGGCGCGAATTCCGTGAGAAGTTCCTGATGGATTGGGGTGGCGGTGATCTCGATGATCTCGAGAGCGCCGTGACGTACATGAAGTCCCTGCCCTTCGTCGACGCCGCGCGGTTCGGCATCTGGGGGAGCAGCTACGGTGGGACGCTCACCGTATACTCGCTGCTCAAGAAGCCGGGACTGTTTCAGGCCGGCGTAGCCGGTGCGGCGGCGACCGATCCGTATCTGTTCGGTAGCGACGACGTCGCGATCGTGCGCCGTCCGCAATCACACCCGGCCACGTTCACTCGCGGCGCCTTGCAGTATGCCGGCAACCTGAGCGACCATCTGCTGCTCATTCACGGCATGCAGGACGACGTGGTGCCGTTCTCGTCGGCCGTTTCCCTCGCCGAAGAGTTCATGAAGCGCGGCAAGGATTTCGACTTTGCCTTCGCGCCCACGGCGACGCACGGCTGGACGCAGCGCCCGTATTACGCCACGTACTTGTTGCGAAAGCTGGTGGCACACTTCGATCGTTACCTCGGCCCAGGACCACGCTGA
- a CDS encoding fumarate hydratase translates to MTTIAQADFIQSIADALQHISYFHPLDYIHALGDAYDKEQSPAAKDAIAQILTNSRMCAEGHRPICQDTGIVVVFLKVGMNVRWDATMSVQDMVNEGVRRAYLQPDNVLRASIVADPAFTRKNTRDNTPAIVHYEIVPGDTVEVKLAAKGGGSENKSKFAMLNPSDSIVDWVMKTVPLMGAGWCPPGMLGIGIGGTAEKAMLMAKESLMEHIDMTQLKARGPQNKIEELRIELCDKINALGIGAQGLGGLSTVLDVKIFDCPTHAASKPIAMIPNCAATRHAHFTLDGSGAVTLPVPSLSDWPDVTWRPDVNAKQVNLDTLTPEIVATWTAGDRLLLNGKLLTGRDAAHKRIADLFAKGEGLPAGVDFTNRVIYYVGPVDPVRDEAVGPAGPTTATRMDNFTEMMLAKTGLISMIGKAERGPVGLEAIRKHKAAYLMAVGGAAYLVSKAIRASRVVAFEDLGMEAIYEFEVENMPVTVAVDAAGSNVHETGPREWQEKIRHLPILAG, encoded by the coding sequence ATGACGACCATCGCCCAAGCCGACTTCATCCAGTCCATCGCGGACGCGCTGCAGCACATCTCGTACTTCCATCCGCTGGACTACATCCACGCGCTGGGCGATGCCTACGACAAAGAGCAGAGCCCGGCCGCCAAGGACGCGATCGCGCAGATCCTGACCAACTCGCGGATGTGTGCCGAAGGCCATCGTCCGATCTGCCAGGATACCGGCATCGTGGTGGTGTTCCTCAAAGTCGGCATGAACGTGCGGTGGGACGCGACCATGTCGGTGCAGGACATGGTGAACGAGGGCGTACGGCGCGCGTACCTGCAGCCCGACAACGTGCTGCGGGCGTCGATCGTGGCCGACCCGGCATTCACGCGCAAGAACACGCGCGACAACACGCCGGCGATCGTGCACTACGAGATCGTGCCGGGTGACACGGTCGAGGTGAAGCTGGCGGCGAAGGGCGGCGGCTCGGAGAACAAATCGAAGTTCGCCATGCTGAATCCCAGTGACTCGATCGTGGACTGGGTCATGAAGACCGTACCACTCATGGGTGCCGGTTGGTGTCCGCCAGGCATGCTCGGCATCGGCATCGGCGGTACGGCTGAGAAGGCGATGCTCATGGCGAAGGAGTCGCTGATGGAGCACATCGACATGACGCAGCTCAAAGCGCGCGGGCCGCAGAACAAGATCGAAGAGCTGCGCATCGAGCTGTGCGACAAGATCAATGCCTTGGGTATCGGTGCGCAGGGGCTTGGTGGCCTCTCCACGGTGCTCGACGTGAAAATCTTCGATTGTCCCACGCACGCCGCCTCGAAGCCGATCGCGATGATTCCGAACTGTGCAGCCACGCGGCACGCACACTTCACGCTCGACGGCAGCGGCGCCGTGACGCTCCCGGTGCCGAGTCTCTCCGACTGGCCGGACGTGACCTGGCGGCCCGACGTGAACGCCAAGCAGGTCAACCTCGACACACTCACCCCCGAGATCGTAGCCACCTGGACGGCCGGCGATCGCTTACTCCTCAACGGCAAGCTGTTGACGGGTCGCGACGCCGCCCACAAGCGCATCGCGGATCTGTTCGCGAAGGGCGAAGGACTGCCCGCGGGCGTCGACTTCACCAATCGCGTGATCTACTACGTGGGGCCGGTGGATCCCGTGCGCGATGAGGCGGTGGGTCCGGCCGGTCCGACCACCGCGACGCGGATGGACAACTTCACCGAGATGATGCTGGCCAAGACGGGGCTCATTTCGATGATCGGGAAGGCTGAACGCGGACCGGTGGGGCTCGAAGCGATTCGCAAGCACAAGGCGGCGTATCTGATGGCGGTTGGCGGTGCGGCGTATCTCGTCTCGAAAGCAATTCGCGCATCACGCGTGGTGGCCTTCGAAGACCTCGGCATGGAAGCGATCTACGAGTTCGAGGTGGAGAACATGCCGGTCACGGTCGCCGTCGATGCGGCAGGCAGCAACGTGCATGAAACCGGACCACGCGAGTGGCAGGAAAAGATCCGACATCTGCCGATCCTGGCGGGGTAA